From a region of the Coprococcus comes ATCC 27758 genome:
- the aroF gene encoding 3-deoxy-7-phosphoheptulonate synthase: MIIVLKPRTSDENVKRVENMVRAKGLEVHTVKGEDLTIIGCIGDTVRVDPKLFEVDSSVEKVMHVQEPYKLVNRAFHPDDTIVDVSGVKVGGGHLALIAGPCSVESEEQVIEIAKAVKASGANMLRGGAFKPRTSPYSFQGLGLEGLEILCAAREETGLPIVTELMSPEYLEIFDEKVDLIQIGARNMQNYDLLKQLGQTKRPILLKRGLNATYEEWMMSAEYIMASGNPNVILCERGIRTFETYTRNTLDLQSIPVVRKLSHLPVVVDPSHAGGKWWLVDPMAKASVAAGADGLIIEVHNSPETALCDGAQSLKPEKYDTLLKEITGIAKAVGKEM, from the coding sequence ATGATTATCGTATTAAAACCAAGAACAAGTGATGAAAACGTAAAACGAGTTGAGAATATGGTCCGTGCAAAGGGACTGGAAGTACATACTGTAAAAGGTGAGGATCTTACAATTATCGGCTGTATCGGCGATACGGTCCGTGTGGATCCAAAGCTTTTCGAAGTAGACTCTTCTGTTGAGAAAGTTATGCATGTACAGGAACCTTATAAACTTGTAAACCGTGCATTCCATCCGGACGATACCATCGTAGATGTATCTGGTGTCAAAGTTGGCGGCGGACATCTGGCACTGATCGCCGGACCTTGTTCTGTGGAGTCAGAAGAGCAGGTGATCGAGATCGCAAAGGCTGTTAAGGCATCTGGTGCAAATATGCTCCGTGGTGGTGCATTCAAGCCGAGAACAAGCCCATATTCATTCCAGGGACTGGGCCTTGAAGGTCTGGAAATCTTATGTGCAGCAAGAGAAGAGACAGGGCTTCCGATCGTAACAGAGCTGATGTCACCGGAATATCTGGAAATCTTCGATGAAAAGGTAGACCTGATTCAGATCGGTGCACGTAACATGCAGAACTATGACCTGTTAAAACAGCTCGGACAGACAAAGAGACCGATCCTTTTGAAGAGAGGACTTAATGCAACTTACGAAGAATGGATGATGTCAGCAGAATACATTATGGCATCCGGAAATCCAAATGTTATCCTCTGCGAAAGAGGAATCCGTACCTTCGAGACTTATACCAGAAATACACTGGATCTTCAGTCTATTCCGGTAGTAAGAAAACTCAGCCATCTTCCGGTAGTTGTAGACCCGAGCCACGCAGGAGGAAAATGGTGGCTGGTTGATCCGATGGCAAAAGCATCTGTTGCGGCAGGAGCGGACGGGCTGATCATCGAAGTACATAACAGTCCGGAAACGGCACTTTGTGACGGAGCACAGTCGCTGAAACCGGAAAAATATGATACACTGTTAAAAGAGATTACCGGAATCGCAAAAGCAGTCGGTAAAGAAATGTAA
- a CDS encoding cation diffusion facilitator family transporter, with translation MHVGRKAQKREKKAMSVSLYGNLFFVIVEIVMAIYTSSQAVLLDAIYDGVEFCMLLPSLFLIPLLYKPSNEKHPFGYMQIESMFVVVKGITMTGVTVGLILNNIEIMIHGGRKVAFDTIAWFELFAFFLGITVSIYLKYKNRLMDSPMITMEMEGWEIDSIASFGMAIAFFLPVLLPFPWFRPITPYLDQIITVTLSIFMLPTPIKTVITGLRDLFLIPPEEETVDEIKETIEPVLNAYGYKKLYYDILRTGRKLWISVYITFDKDLVSITRFKIVQNFCIQALAKKYTDFYFELLPDIVFTTDDEALTNHIVNQSEEVDQNAKFAD, from the coding sequence ATGCACGTAGGAAGAAAAGCACAAAAAAGAGAAAAAAAAGCCATGTCTGTCTCCCTGTACGGGAATCTGTTTTTCGTTATCGTTGAGATCGTCATGGCAATCTACACCAGTTCCCAGGCAGTTCTTCTGGACGCAATCTATGACGGAGTCGAGTTCTGCATGCTCCTGCCGTCGCTTTTTCTGATTCCGCTACTTTACAAGCCATCCAATGAAAAGCACCCGTTCGGTTATATGCAGATTGAATCTATGTTTGTCGTTGTCAAGGGCATTACCATGACTGGCGTTACCGTCGGGCTGATCCTGAACAATATCGAAATCATGATCCATGGTGGCAGAAAAGTCGCTTTTGATACCATTGCCTGGTTTGAATTATTTGCATTTTTTCTGGGAATTACCGTATCCATTTATCTCAAATATAAGAATCGTCTGATGGATTCCCCAATGATCACAATGGAAATGGAAGGCTGGGAGATCGACAGTATTGCCTCTTTCGGTATGGCAATTGCCTTCTTTCTTCCGGTTCTGCTGCCTTTTCCATGGTTCAGACCCATAACACCTTATCTTGACCAGATCATTACCGTCACCCTGTCCATCTTTATGCTGCCGACACCGATAAAGACGGTAATAACCGGACTTCGGGATCTGTTCCTGATCCCGCCGGAGGAAGAGACTGTTGATGAAATTAAAGAAACGATCGAACCTGTCCTAAATGCCTATGGTTACAAAAAGCTCTACTATGACATTCTCCGTACCGGAAGAAAGCTCTGGATCAGTGTTTACATCACCTTTGACAAAGATCTGGTTTCCATTACCCGGTTTAAGATCGTACAGAATTTCTGTATCCAGGCTCTTGCGAAAAAATATACGGATTTTTATTTTGAACTTCTGCCGGATATTGTGTTTACCACGGATGATGAGGCATTGACCAATCATATCGTAAACCAGTCGGAAGAAGTGGATCAGAATGCAAAATTTGCAGACTGA
- a CDS encoding type II toxin-antitoxin system HicA family toxin, translated as MSKWDKLIMQICNLSKDIRFDELRKVLESYGYEMNSPKGGSSHYTFRKCGCMPVTIPKHEPIKKVYVEMVRQIVESETRKDENAE; from the coding sequence ATGTCAAAATGGGATAAACTGATAATGCAGATATGTAATTTATCAAAAGACATCCGGTTTGATGAACTGCGGAAAGTGTTGGAAAGCTATGGTTATGAAATGAATTCGCCCAAGGGAGGAAGCAGTCATTATACATTCAGAAAGTGTGGCTGTATGCCAGTTACAATACCAAAGCATGAACCGATCAAAAAAGTATATGTAGAAATGGTAAGACAGATAGTAGAAAGTGAGACGAGGAAAGATGAAAACGCTGAATGA
- a CDS encoding cation-translocating P-type ATPase, whose amino-acid sequence MKFGKKEKETQEEEVVRGEIQRVVPDYRVGLNPEQIRIREENGWTNDEVAPPGLTTKEIVHNNIFTYFNLIFLILAILLCLVGSFRNLTFLPVIICNTLIGIIQEIRSKKVLDRLTMLNAPHAEVIRGGVSLNLEADQLVVDDIVVFRAGNQICADAVVEAGEVQVNESLLTGESDEITKKRGDRLMSGSFVVSGSCHARLDKVGADSYISQLTLEAKAMQQGEQSEMIRSLDKLVKMVGIALIPIGIILFVQSYFYNHDSFRQSIISMVAAVIGMIPEGLYLLASVALAVSAMRLASKKVLLHDMKSIETLARVNVLCVDKTGTITEDSMCVSEVVKAKAYDEEKMPDLNRMIGDFVKGMDADNSTMHAMQEHFTEHSDKVPEKVIPFSSTVKYSGVIFKDQAYVLGAPEFVLREDYTKYQGRIEQYTSRGFRVLVFGSYDGEPDGKPLTGTVTPLGYVLLLNKVREEAPATFKYFADQGVAIKVISGDNPITVSETAKQAGIEGAENYVDAGTLKTEEDIALAVSKYTVFGRVIPEQKRQFVQALKKQGMTVAMTGDGVNDVLALKDADCSVAMASGSDAAVQASQVVLLESDFSRMPEVVLEGRRVVNNIQRSASLFLVKNIFSFLLAIFSAVFMITYPLEPSQVSLISMYTIGIPAFFLALQPNRDIIKGHFLTNVFLKALPAGLTDVFAVGALVVFGQTFGVASKDISTAATMLLAIVGFMILYRICQPMNALRMIVWIGCVIGLLGCSIFLPQLFAITGMSRKCIMLFVIFSIATEPVLRYLTKLIEWLRKQYIKFIKNPIKEFKGKAAD is encoded by the coding sequence ATGAAATTCGGAAAAAAAGAAAAAGAAACACAAGAGGAAGAAGTCGTTCGAGGCGAGATCCAGCGTGTGGTTCCGGACTACCGGGTAGGTCTTAATCCCGAGCAGATCCGGATAAGGGAAGAGAATGGCTGGACCAATGATGAGGTTGCTCCACCGGGACTTACGACAAAAGAGATTGTTCATAATAATATATTTACCTATTTCAACCTGATCTTTCTGATTCTGGCGATTCTGCTGTGCCTGGTAGGTTCTTTTCGAAATCTGACATTCCTGCCGGTCATCATCTGCAATACACTGATCGGGATCATTCAGGAGATCCGTTCCAAGAAAGTACTGGATAGGCTGACCATGCTGAATGCACCGCACGCGGAAGTAATCCGTGGAGGGGTATCGCTGAATCTGGAGGCGGATCAGCTGGTTGTGGACGACATTGTTGTATTTCGTGCCGGGAACCAGATCTGTGCAGATGCGGTTGTTGAGGCTGGTGAGGTTCAGGTCAATGAATCTTTACTTACCGGTGAATCTGATGAGATCACGAAAAAGCGTGGAGACCGTCTGATGTCAGGTAGTTTTGTGGTATCAGGAAGCTGTCATGCACGCCTGGATAAGGTTGGAGCGGATTCCTATATTTCACAGCTGACTCTGGAAGCAAAAGCCATGCAGCAGGGGGAACAGTCGGAGATGATCCGTTCCCTGGACAAGCTGGTAAAAATGGTCGGAATCGCACTGATCCCGATAGGAATCATTTTGTTTGTGCAGAGTTATTTCTATAATCACGACAGCTTCCGGCAGAGTATTATCTCCATGGTTGCTGCAGTGATCGGCATGATCCCGGAAGGATTATATCTTCTTGCAAGCGTGGCACTTGCGGTAAGTGCAATGCGTCTTGCATCGAAAAAGGTATTGCTCCATGATATGAAGAGTATCGAGACTCTGGCGCGGGTTAATGTGCTTTGTGTTGACAAGACAGGTACGATCACAGAAGACAGTATGTGTGTCAGTGAAGTGGTGAAAGCCAAGGCCTATGACGAAGAAAAGATGCCGGATCTGAACCGGATGATCGGCGATTTTGTCAAAGGAATGGACGCGGATAACAGCACGATGCATGCGATGCAAGAACATTTTACAGAGCATTCAGATAAAGTGCCGGAAAAAGTGATTCCTTTTTCTTCCACGGTCAAATACAGCGGAGTAATTTTCAAAGATCAGGCATATGTGCTTGGTGCACCGGAATTTGTCCTGCGTGAGGATTATACAAAGTATCAGGGAAGAATAGAACAGTATACGTCCAGGGGGTTCCGTGTACTGGTATTTGGAAGCTATGATGGAGAGCCGGATGGTAAGCCGCTGACTGGAACGGTAACGCCGCTTGGTTATGTCCTCCTTCTCAATAAAGTCAGGGAAGAAGCGCCTGCGACTTTCAAATATTTTGCGGACCAGGGTGTTGCGATAAAAGTTATTTCGGGTGATAATCCGATTACCGTATCGGAGACTGCGAAGCAGGCCGGAATTGAAGGCGCAGAGAATTACGTGGATGCGGGAACATTAAAGACCGAAGAAGATATTGCCCTTGCGGTGAGCAAATATACGGTCTTCGGAAGGGTAATCCCGGAACAGAAAAGACAGTTTGTGCAGGCACTGAAAAAGCAGGGGATGACGGTCGCTATGACCGGTGATGGTGTTAATGATGTACTTGCCCTGAAGGATGCAGACTGTTCGGTGGCGATGGCATCAGGAAGCGATGCGGCGGTCCAGGCGTCCCAGGTGGTACTTCTGGAATCCGATTTTTCAAGGATGCCGGAGGTTGTTCTGGAAGGAAGAAGAGTTGTCAATAACATTCAGCGTTCAGCAAGTCTGTTCCTGGTGAAGAATATTTTTTCCTTCCTGCTTGCAATTTTCTCGGCAGTCTTTATGATTACCTATCCGCTGGAGCCATCCCAGGTATCGCTGATCAGCATGTATACGATCGGTATTCCGGCATTCTTCCTGGCACTGCAGCCGAACCGGGATATCATTAAGGGACACTTCCTGACCAATGTGTTCTTAAAGGCACTTCCGGCAGGACTTACGGATGTATTTGCGGTTGGTGCGCTGGTTGTATTTGGACAGACGTTCGGAGTTGCATCCAAAGATATTTCTACGGCGGCGACGATGCTGCTTGCAATTGTCGGATTCATGATCCTTTACCGGATCTGCCAGCCGATGAATGCACTGCGTATGATCGTCTGGATCGGATGCGTGATCGGACTGTTAGGATGCAGTATCTTCCTGCCACAGTTATTTGCGATTACGGGAATGTCCAGAAAATGCATTATGCTTTTTGTAATATTCTCTATTGCGACCGAGCCGGTACTTCGGTATCTGACGAAGCTGATCGAATGGCTGAGAAAGCAGTACATAAAATTTATCAAGAATCCAATCAAAGAATTTAAAGGAAAAGCTGCCGATTAA
- the plsY gene encoding glycerol-3-phosphate 1-O-acyltransferase PlsY, with translation MERLVCLLIGYIFGLFQTGYFYGKTQGVDIRKMGSGNAGSTNALRTMGIKAGMITLLGDCFKCVIAVLVVRGIYGQSHADILPLLSLYTGFGAVLGHNFPFYLKFKGGKGIAVTAGMILSTDIRIAAVCLIVFIVIVAVTRYVSLGSLVISVLFLVGLVVDGQMGMFGMMQKYLFEMYGIGALFVLSAFIRHRANIGRLRNGTESKISFSKKKNKR, from the coding sequence ATGGAACGTCTTGTATGTTTGCTGATCGGCTATATATTTGGTCTGTTTCAGACCGGCTATTTCTATGGAAAAACTCAGGGGGTAGATATCCGCAAGATGGGAAGCGGAAATGCAGGTTCTACCAATGCACTTCGCACCATGGGAATCAAAGCCGGAATGATCACCCTGCTAGGTGACTGCTTCAAATGCGTGATCGCAGTTCTGGTGGTCCGCGGAATTTACGGACAGTCTCACGCAGATATTTTACCGCTCCTTTCGCTGTATACAGGTTTTGGGGCAGTGCTCGGACATAATTTTCCATTCTATCTGAAGTTCAAGGGCGGAAAGGGAATTGCAGTTACGGCAGGTATGATCTTATCTACAGATATTCGGATTGCGGCAGTATGTTTGATCGTGTTTATCGTAATTGTTGCCGTGACACGTTATGTATCACTGGGATCGCTGGTGATTTCCGTACTGTTCCTTGTCGGACTCGTCGTTGACGGACAGATGGGAATGTTTGGAATGATGCAGAAGTATCTGTTTGAAATGTATGGAATCGGAGCACTTTTTGTTCTCTCTGCATTTATCCGTCACCGTGCGAATATCGGACGTCTGAGAAATGGTACAGAGAGCAAGATCAGTTTTTCAAAAAAGAAAAATAAGAGGTAA
- the aroB gene encoding 3-dehydroquinate synthase: MKMTVDLKEHSYPIYIERGILKEAAERIAEVYQGSKIMIISDDRVYSYYGEALKKNLSEKYECAETVIPHGEPSKAFETLPGVYSSLLEAKISRTDLIVALGGGVVGDLAGFVAATFLRGIKFVQIPTSILAQVDSSVGGKVAVDLPQGKNLVGAFYQPKMVLIDPDVLETLPERYVTDGMGEVIKYGCIKDRKLFDLLEKCRCYENLKEHLTDVIATCVDIKRRVVEEDEFDTGERILLNFGHTLAHTIEQHFHYERESHGEAVAIGMYQITKIAEEKGLTKKGEAEHIRKVLEAYKLPVKADVPLPQLTEAIKLDKKTLNNKLKVVLLHEIGDSYTYPTGQEFFDGDRTV; encoded by the coding sequence ATGAAAATGACGGTAGATTTAAAGGAACACAGCTATCCGATCTATATTGAAAGAGGAATTCTGAAAGAAGCAGCAGAAAGAATAGCGGAAGTATATCAGGGATCAAAGATCATGATCATTTCCGATGACAGAGTTTATTCTTATTACGGAGAAGCGCTTAAGAAAAATCTTTCTGAAAAATATGAGTGTGCGGAAACCGTGATTCCACATGGAGAACCGTCAAAAGCATTCGAAACCCTTCCGGGGGTATACAGCTCTCTTCTGGAAGCAAAGATTTCCAGAACAGACCTGATCGTTGCACTTGGCGGTGGAGTGGTAGGAGACCTTGCCGGATTTGTGGCAGCGACCTTTCTTAGAGGAATCAAGTTCGTACAGATTCCAACATCCATTCTTGCACAAGTAGATTCTTCTGTTGGTGGAAAAGTTGCAGTCGATCTTCCACAGGGTAAGAACCTGGTAGGTGCTTTTTATCAGCCGAAGATGGTACTGATCGATCCGGATGTGCTGGAAACCTTGCCGGAGCGTTACGTGACGGATGGCATGGGGGAGGTTATCAAATACGGATGCATCAAAGACCGCAAGCTTTTTGATCTTCTGGAAAAATGCAGATGCTATGAGAATCTGAAAGAGCATTTAACTGATGTGATCGCAACCTGTGTCGATATCAAACGCCGCGTTGTGGAAGAAGACGAGTTTGATACCGGAGAGAGGATTCTCCTGAACTTCGGACATACCCTTGCCCACACCATTGAGCAGCACTTCCACTATGAAAGAGAAAGCCACGGTGAAGCCGTAGCCATCGGAATGTACCAGATCACAAAGATTGCTGAAGAGAAAGGACTCACCAAAAAAGGCGAAGCCGAACACATCCGGAAAGTCCTGGAAGCTTATAAACTTCCGGTAAAAGCCGATGTCCCACTCCCACAGCTTACCGAAGCAATCAAGCTGGATAAAAAAACACTGAATAATAAATTAAAAGTCGTCCTTCTCCATGAAATCGGAGATTCCTATACATACCCGACCGGACAGGAATTCTTTGATGGGGATAGGACAGTATAA
- a CDS encoding type II toxin-antitoxin system HicB family antitoxin produces MKTLNEYMKMPYRMEIVEDEEEGGFVVSYPDLPGCITCGETIESAVQNALDAKRTWIEAALEERIEIYEPDSLENYSGQFKLRIPRSLHRSLAEHSQKEGISMNQYCIYLLTKNDAVFSK; encoded by the coding sequence ATGAAAACGCTGAATGAATATATGAAAATGCCTTATCGAATGGAAATTGTAGAGGATGAAGAGGAAGGTGGATTTGTAGTTTCATATCCAGATTTGCCAGGGTGTATTACCTGTGGCGAGACAATAGAAAGTGCAGTACAAAATGCATTAGATGCAAAAAGAACTTGGATTGAAGCAGCATTAGAAGAAAGAATTGAGATATATGAACCAGACAGCTTGGAAAATTATTCTGGACAGTTCAAATTAAGGATTCCAAGAAGTCTCCATAGATCTCTAGCAGAACACTCTCAAAAAGAAGGAATTAGTATGAATCAATACTGTATATATCTTCTTACAAAAAATGATGCAGTATTTTCAAAATAA
- a CDS encoding ribose-phosphate pyrophosphokinase, which produces MTNIELMEKALPTAPLKIAALESCKDLAEKVDQYIVSFRKNSLHDFLDPAIYSSYEADSYLAKNSCPRFGSGEAKGMFGESIRGKDLFIMVDVCNYSLTYTVNGHINHMSPDDHYQDLKRIISASTGKAHRVNVIMPFLYESRQHKRTKRESLDCAMALEELTAMGVSNILTFDAHDPRVQNAIPLNGFDSFNPLYQFIKALFKAEPDLKADKDHLMIISPDEGAMQRAVYFSNVLGVDMGMFYKRRDYSTIVNGKNPIVAHEFLGDDVHGKTVIIIDDMISSGESMLDVTRQLKDRGAERVFVCTTFGLFTEGLDKFDEYYEKGYLDRLITTNLTYLPPQLHDKPYFIEADMSKFLALIIDSMNHSTSISAVMNPTDKIHDLLAKRNMR; this is translated from the coding sequence ATGACAAATATCGAACTTATGGAAAAAGCTCTTCCGACAGCACCACTTAAAATTGCTGCCCTGGAAAGCTGCAAGGATCTGGCAGAAAAAGTGGATCAGTACATCGTATCGTTCCGCAAAAATTCTCTGCATGATTTTCTGGATCCTGCAATCTATTCATCTTATGAAGCAGATTCTTATCTTGCAAAGAACAGTTGCCCACGTTTTGGTTCGGGGGAAGCAAAGGGAATGTTTGGCGAAAGTATCCGCGGAAAAGATCTCTTTATTATGGTGGATGTCTGCAACTACAGCCTGACATACACAGTAAACGGACATATCAATCATATGTCACCGGATGATCACTATCAGGATCTGAAGCGTATCATCTCCGCTTCTACAGGAAAGGCACACCGTGTAAATGTAATTATGCCATTCCTTTACGAAAGCCGCCAGCACAAGAGAACCAAACGCGAATCTCTGGACTGTGCAATGGCTCTGGAAGAATTAACCGCAATGGGTGTATCTAACATTCTGACATTTGACGCACACGATCCGCGTGTACAGAATGCGATCCCACTCAATGGTTTCGACAGCTTCAACCCTCTGTATCAGTTCATCAAAGCTCTGTTTAAAGCAGAACCGGATCTGAAAGCAGACAAAGACCATCTGATGATCATCAGCCCGGATGAAGGTGCAATGCAAAGAGCCGTATACTTCTCCAACGTACTCGGTGTTGATATGGGTATGTTCTACAAACGCCGTGATTATTCTACCATCGTAAATGGTAAAAATCCGATCGTTGCACATGAATTCTTAGGTGACGATGTACATGGAAAGACCGTTATCATCATCGATGACATGATTTCTTCCGGTGAAAGTATGCTGGATGTTACCAGGCAGTTAAAAGACCGCGGAGCTGAGCGTGTATTTGTATGTACTACTTTTGGTCTCTTCACAGAAGGTCTTGACAAGTTCGATGAATATTATGAAAAAGGCTATCTGGACAGGCTGATCACAACCAATCTGACCTATCTGCCTCCTCAGCTTCATGATAAACCGTATTTCATTGAAGCAGATATGAGTAAGTTCCTTGCACTGATCATTGATTCGATGAATCATTCTACATCTATTAGTGCGGTTATGAATCCGACGGATAAGATTCATGATTTGCTTGCGAAGAGAAATATGAGATAA
- the der gene encoding ribosome biogenesis GTPase Der, with protein MSKPVVAIVGRPNVGKSTLFNALAGEKIAIVKDTPGVTRDRIYAEVNWLDKEFTLIDTGGIEPDSRDVILSQMREQAQIAIDTADVILFMTDVKQGLVDSDSKVADMLRRSHKPVILVVNKVDNFNKMMPDVYEFYNLGIGDPVPISASERIGIGDMLDKVLAYFPEGAGQEEEDDRPRVAIVGKPNVGKSSIINRLIGKDRVIVSDIAGTTRDAIDTEVVHNGKEYVFIDTAGLRRKNKIKEELERYSIIRTVTAVERADVVLVVIDAAEGVTEQDAKIAGIAHERGKGVIIVVNKWDAIEKNDKTTREYEHQIRMVLSFLPYAEIMYVSALTGQRLPKLFDMIDTVIENQTLRVATGVLNEIMTEAVAMQQPPSDKGKRLKLYYITQVAVKPPTFVIFVNDKELMHFSYTRYLENKIREAFGFRGTSLKFFIRERKEKDK; from the coding sequence ATGAGTAAACCAGTTGTTGCCATTGTAGGGCGGCCGAACGTTGGAAAGTCGACGCTTTTTAATGCACTGGCAGGAGAAAAGATAGCAATCGTTAAAGATACGCCGGGTGTTACCCGCGACAGAATTTATGCAGAAGTGAATTGGCTCGATAAAGAATTTACGTTGATCGACACCGGTGGAATCGAGCCGGACAGCCGTGATGTGATCCTCTCCCAGATGAGAGAGCAGGCACAGATCGCCATTGACACTGCGGATGTGATCCTGTTTATGACAGATGTAAAGCAGGGACTTGTAGATTCCGATTCAAAAGTGGCAGATATGCTCCGCCGCTCCCACAAGCCAGTCATTCTTGTTGTCAATAAAGTGGACAATTTTAACAAGATGATGCCGGATGTGTATGAATTTTATAATCTGGGAATCGGAGATCCGGTTCCGATCTCAGCATCGGAACGAATTGGAATCGGAGATATGCTGGATAAGGTTCTGGCATATTTTCCGGAAGGGGCAGGCCAGGAAGAGGAAGATGACCGTCCGAGAGTTGCAATCGTTGGGAAGCCGAACGTTGGGAAGTCTTCAATCATCAACCGTCTGATCGGAAAAGACCGTGTGATCGTATCCGATATTGCCGGAACTACAAGAGATGCCATTGACACGGAAGTAGTGCACAATGGAAAAGAGTATGTATTCATTGATACAGCAGGACTTCGCCGTAAGAATAAGATCAAAGAGGAACTGGAGCGCTACAGTATTATCCGTACAGTTACGGCAGTAGAAAGAGCGGATGTGGTCCTGGTTGTGATCGATGCGGCAGAAGGAGTAACCGAGCAGGATGCCAAGATCGCAGGAATCGCACATGAGCGTGGAAAAGGTGTCATCATCGTTGTAAATAAATGGGATGCCATTGAAAAGAACGATAAGACCACGAGGGAATATGAGCATCAGATCAGGATGGTGCTGTCTTTCCTGCCTTACGCAGAGATCATGTATGTGTCTGCACTGACAGGCCAGAGACTTCCGAAGCTCTTTGACATGATCGACACCGTTATTGAGAACCAGACACTCCGTGTGGCTACGGGTGTCCTTAACGAGATCATGACCGAAGCTGTTGCAATGCAGCAGCCGCCGTCAGATAAGGGAAAACGGCTGAAACTTTACTATATTACCCAGGTAGCGGTCAAACCGCCGACATTTGTCATCTTTGTAAATGATAAAGAACTGATGCATTTCTCTTATACGAGATATCTGGAGAATAAGATCCGTGAAGCGTTTGGCTTCCGTGGAACGTCTCTTAAATTCTTTATCAGGGAGAGAAAGGAGAAGGACAAATAA
- a CDS encoding NAD(P)H-dependent glycerol-3-phosphate dehydrogenase codes for MAEIGVIGSGSWGTALALVLNKNGHHVTIWSYLKEEADEIRERRENPSKLPGIHIPEEIEITTDLQGSVEGKDVVVLAVPSMATRATAKKMCPYVKEEQILVNVAKGIEEGTLKTLSEQIEEEIPQANVAVLSGPSHAEEVSRELPTTVVVGAETEETAIYLQKIFMNDVFRVYTSPDIKGIELGGSLKNVIALAAGVADGLGYGDNTKAALITRGIAEITRLGVKMGGKLESFTGLTGIGDLIVTCASKHSRNRKAGVLIGEGMTMEEAMAEVKMVVEGVYSAKAARELAEKYEVSMPIVEKVNQVLFEGKPAKDAVSELMMRDGRSEYSNLPWD; via the coding sequence ATGGCAGAAATCGGAGTTATCGGTTCAGGAAGCTGGGGAACGGCTCTGGCCCTGGTACTGAATAAAAACGGACATCATGTAACCATCTGGTCTTATTTAAAAGAAGAAGCAGATGAGATCAGAGAAAGACGGGAAAATCCAAGTAAGCTTCCGGGCATTCATATCCCGGAGGAGATCGAGATCACAACAGATCTGCAGGGAAGTGTGGAAGGAAAAGATGTGGTCGTTCTTGCAGTTCCGTCTATGGCAACCAGAGCTACGGCGAAGAAAATGTGCCCGTATGTAAAGGAAGAGCAAATTCTGGTCAATGTGGCAAAAGGAATTGAAGAGGGTACTTTAAAGACACTTTCTGAGCAGATTGAAGAAGAGATTCCGCAGGCAAATGTAGCTGTTCTTTCTGGTCCAAGTCACGCAGAAGAAGTAAGCCGTGAACTTCCGACAACGGTTGTAGTCGGAGCAGAGACAGAAGAAACCGCCATTTATCTGCAGAAAATTTTCATGAATGATGTATTCCGTGTCTACACAAGCCCGGATATTAAAGGAATTGAGCTTGGCGGTTCCCTGAAAAATGTAATCGCACTTGCAGCCGGAGTTGCAGATGGACTAGGATACGGGGATAACACCAAAGCTGCACTGATCACCAGAGGAATTGCGGAGATCACAAGACTTGGTGTAAAGATGGGCGGAAAGCTGGAATCCTTTACCGGACTTACCGGAATCGGTGATCTGATCGTCACCTGTGCAAGTAAGCACAGTCGTAACCGTAAGGCAGGTGTTCTGATCGGTGAGGGAATGACGATGGAAGAAGCGATGGCTGAGGTCAAGATGGTAGTTGAGGGTGTGTATTCAGCAAAAGCGGCAAGAGAGCTGGCTGAAAAATATGAGGTATCCATGCCAATCGTGGAAAAGGTCAATCAGGTACTTTTTGAAGGCAAACCCGCAAAGGATGCGGTAAGTGAACTGATGATGCGTGACGGGCGCAGCGAATACAGTAACCTTCCGTGGGATTAA